In Actinomycetes bacterium, a single window of DNA contains:
- a CDS encoding TIGR03668 family PPOX class F420-dependent oxidoreductase, giving the protein MTGGRAGPEGPPTEVLARFVAGRVARLATAPPGGPRLVPVTFAWHEGVAVWAVDAVKPKRGRRLRRLADLEAEPRVALLVDHYSDDWAELWWVELQGTASVVQGRAADAALDALAGRYPAYRSQRPPGPVVAVTPRAWAWWSAR; this is encoded by the coding sequence GTGACCGGCGGGCGCGCGGGACCCGAGGGGCCGCCCACGGAGGTGCTGGCACGGTTCGTGGCCGGCCGGGTGGCCCGGCTGGCCACCGCCCCGCCTGGCGGCCCCCGGCTCGTCCCGGTGACGTTCGCCTGGCACGAGGGCGTGGCGGTGTGGGCGGTGGACGCCGTGAAGCCCAAGCGGGGCCGGCGGCTCCGCCGCCTGGCCGACCTGGAGGCCGAGCCGCGGGTCGCCCTGCTGGTGGACCACTACAGCGACGACTGGGCCGAGCTGTGGTGGGTGGAGCTGCAGGGCACGGCCTCGGTGGTCCAGGGCCGGGCGGCCGACGCCGCCCTGGACGCGCTGGCCGGCCGCTACCCCGCCTACCGGTCCCAGCGCCCGCCCGGCCCGGTCGTCGCGGTCACCCCGCGCGCCTGGGCCTGGTGGTCGGCCCGGTGA